From a region of the Drosophila ananassae strain 14024-0371.13 chromosome XL, ASM1763931v2, whole genome shotgun sequence genome:
- the LOC6502138 gene encoding pleiotropic regulator 1 yields the protein MEDVQKHSVHTLIFRSLKRTHDLFVSNQGNLPEIDERLEKLRRSIKARDSYGLVLDKAGKSGGEIRKAATDKPLAITDGSGADLTSSAAGGGAGQLTKYNPNGRSAEKPGAPLATGQNHQSLVRASLPNNGADKPGNGTTNLQLIPKKAPTIPKPKWHAPWKLSRVISGHSGWVRCIAVEPGNEWFATGAADRVIKIWDLASGKLKLSLTGHVSTVRGLAVSAKHPYLFSCGEDRQVKCWDLEYNKVIRHYHGHLSAVYSLALHPTIDVLATSGRDSTARIWDMRTKANVHTLTGHTNTVASVVAQATNPQIITGSHDSTVRLWDLAAGKSVCTLTNHKKSVRSIVLHPSLYMFASASPDNIKQWRCPEGNFVQNISGHTAIVNCMAANTDGVLVSGGDNGTMFFWDWRTGYNFQRFQAPVQPGSMDSEAGIFAMGFDQSGTRLITAEADKTIKVYKEDDEASEETHPVNWRPELLKRRKF from the exons ATGGAGGATGTGCAAAAACACAGCGTGCACACGCTGATCTTCCGCTCCCTGAAGCGCACCCACGACCTGTTCGTCTCCAACCAGGGAAACCTGCCAGAGATCGACGAGCGACT TGAGAAACTACGCCGCTCCATCAAGGCCAGGGATAGCTACGGCCTGGTCCTGGACAAGGCTGGCAAGAGCGGCGGAGAGATAAGAAAGGCGGCAACTGACAAGCCACTGGCCATTACGGATGGCAGTGGTGCGGATCTCACATCCAgcgctgctggaggaggcgccgGCCAGCTGACAAAGTACAATCCCAATGGCAGGAGTGCAGAGAAGCCGGGAGCACCTCTGGCCACTGGTCAGAACCACCAGTCGCTGGTGCGCGCCTCACTGCCGAATAATGGAGCCGATAAGCCGGGCAATGGCACCACCAACCTGCAGCTGATACCCAAGAAGGCGCCAACCATACCCAAGCCCAAGTGGCACGCCCCCTGGAAGCTGTCCCGCGTCATCTCTGGCCATTCCGGCTGGGTGCGCTGCATCGCCGTGGAGCCGGGAAACGAGTGGTTCGCCACTGGAGCGGCGGACCGTGTCATCAAGATCTGGGACCTGGCCAGCGGCAAGCTGAAGCTCTCGCTCACAGGCCACGTCAGTACAGTGCGCGGCCTGGCGGTCAGCGCCAAGCATCCGTATCTGTTCAGTTGCGGCGAGGATCGGCAGGTGAAGTGCTGGGATCTGGAGTACAACAAGGTCATCCGTCACTACCACGGCCATCTGTCGGCCGTCTACTCCCTGGCACTGCATCCCACGATCGATGTGTTGGCCACATCCGGCCGAGACTCCACGGCCCGGATATGGGATATGCGAACCAAGGCCAATGTTCACACCCTGACGGGCCACACGAACACGGTGGCCAGTGTGGTGGCCCAGGCGACGAACCCGCAAATCATCACCGGCTCCCACGACTCCACAGTGCGTCTGTGGGACTTGGCCGCCGGCAAGAGCGTCTGTACGCTGACAAACCACAAGAAGTCGGTGCGCAGCATCGTCCTCCATCCGTCGCTCTACATGTTCGCCTCCGCCTCGCCGGATAACATCAAGCAGTGGCGCTGTCCGGAGGGCAACTTCGTCCAGAACATCTCCGGCCACACGGCCATCGTCAATTGCATGGCGGCGAATACCGACGGCGTCCTGGTTTCCGGCGGCGACAACGGCACTATGTTCTTCTGGGACTGGCGTACAGGCTACAACTTCCAGCGCTTCCAGGCACCCGTCCAGCCCGGCTCCATGGACAGCGAGGCGGGCATCTTCGCGATGGGCTTCGACCAGTCCGGCACCCGACTGATCACCGCCGAGGCGGACAAGACCATCAAGGTGTACAAGGAGGACGACGAGGCCAGCGAGGAGACGCATCCGGTCAACTGGCGGCCCGAGTTGCTCAAGCGCCGCAAGTTCTAG
- the LOC6502136 gene encoding regucalcin isoform X2: protein MSYKVEPLPDSFAGLGEGPHWDEARQSLYYVDIEAGGLLRYDYQENKVYKAKIEGEPLAGFVLPIEGRPQEFAVGCGRRVEIVQWDGVSPTAKVVRQLFQVQPLLEKNRLNDAKTDPRGRFFGGTMRYIGDEFEFRHGELYRWEAGGQTSVIKGDVGISNGLAWDEKAKKFYYIDTTDYEVKSYDYDFETGVASNPKVVFNLRKSSPKDHLLPDGLTIDTEGNLYVATFNGATIYKVNPNTGKVLLEIKFPTKQITSAAFGGPNLDILYVTTAAKFDQPAPAGTTFKVTGLNATGYPGVNLKI from the exons ATGTCCTACAAGGTTGAGCCACTGCCCGACTCCTTCGCCGGCCTGGGCGAGGGTCCCCACTGGGACGAGGCCCGCCAGAGCCTCTACTACGTGGACATCGAGGCCGGCGGCCTGCTCCGCTACGACTACCAGGAGAACAAAGTCTACAAGGCCAAGATCGAGGGCGAGCCCCTGGCCGGCTTCGTCCTGCCCATTGAGGGTCGGCCCCAGGAGTTCGCCGTCGGCTGTGGCCGTCGCGTCGAGATCGTTCAGTGGGACGGTGTCTCCCCCACCGCCAAGGTGGTGCGCCAGCTCTTCCAGGTGCAGCCGCTGCTGGAGAAGAACCGTCTGAACGATGCCAAGACCGATCCCCGTGGACGTTTCTTTGGCGGCACCATGCGCTACATCGGGGATGAGTTCGAGTTCCGTCACGGCGAGCTGTACAGGTGGGAGGCCGGCGGCCAGACCTCCGTGATCAAGGGCGATGTGGGCATCTCCAATGGGCTGGCGTGGGACGAGAAGGCCAAGAAGTTCTACTACATCGACACCACCGACTACGAGGTGAAGTCCTACGACTACGACTTTGAGACGGGAGTCGCCAGCAATCCCAAAGTGGTCTTCAATCTCCGCAAGTCCAGTCCCAAGGACCATCTCCTGCCCGACGGCCTCACCATCGACACCGAGGGCAATCTCTACGTGGCCACCTTCAACGGCGCCACCATCTACAAGGTGAATCCCAA CACTGGCAAGGTCCTGCTGGAGATCAAGTTCCCCACCAAGCAGATCACCTCGGCCGCCTTCGGTGGCCCCAACCTGGACATCCTCTACGTGACCACCGCCGCCAAGTTCGACCAGCCGGCTCCCGCTGGCACCACCTTCAAGGTCACTGGGCTAAACGCCACCGGCTATCCCGGCGTGAACCTCAAGATCTAG
- the LOC6502137 gene encoding LSM12 homolog A, whose protein sequence is MAAAGGSAVNVNAVNDCFTIGSTVVCTTCFNEEVEGEVLAFDHNSKMLILKCRSKSTEELSDIYVSNLSLCSNVQVIKECNGNFDDPQKLNLEQVKMRLRKTVERRQDYLKSKNADVSPEAQELYRAIAKQYGYNEVSWQGLNIQILNEVTISPPYRVDNVVSSSNNETSCNYIKRIIKQFFNTRPSPAPEGAHGAAAGASTSSASVSPTSSSLSSSNAASGSPVPAN, encoded by the exons ATGGCCGCTGCCGGTGGGAGTGCAGTGAACGTGAATGCGGTTAACGACTGCTTCACCATTGGATCCACAGTGGTCTGTACGACCTGTTTCAACGAGGAGGTGGAGGGCGAGGTGCTGGCCTTCGATCACAACTCAAAGATGCTAATCCTGA AATGCCGCTCGAAGTCCACGGAAGAGCTGAGTGATATCTATGTGAGCAACCTCTCGCTGTGCAGCAACGTCCAGGTGATCAAGGAGTGCAACGGCAACTTTGACGAtccgcagaagctcaacctgGAGCAG GTAAAAATGCGATTGCGTAAAACAGTGGAGCGAAGACAGGACTACCTGAAGTCCAAGAACGCGGATGTCAGTCCAGAGGCACAGGAGCTCTATAGAGCGATAGCCAAACAATATGGG TACAATGAGGTGTCCTGGCAGGGACTGAACATACAGATACTGAACGAAGTAACCATCTCGCCGCCGTACCGAGTGGACAACGTGGTGTCCAGCTCGAACAACGAAACTTCATGCAATTACATCAAGCGGATT ATCAAACAGTTCTTCAACACGAGACCGTCTCCAGCTCCGGAAGGTGCCCATGGTGCTGCTGCGGGCGCCAGCACCTCGTCCGCCTCGGTGTCCCCCACGTCCTCATCTCTGTCGTCGAGTAACGCCGCCTCTGGTTCGCCGGTTCCCGCAAACTAA
- the LOC6502272 gene encoding chromatin accessibility complex 16kD protein, with translation MAEQGKQGRTPSSDTFLPLSRVRTIMKSSMDTGLITNEVLFLMTKCTEMFVQHLASEAYKDSFPASKQPSSDTLKYDHLSQLVNKSKNLEFLLQIVPEKIRVHEFQEMLRLNRSGGSDEDDDSGSGSGSESDE, from the coding sequence ATGGCGGAACAAGGCAAACAAGGACGAACACCCAGCTCGGATACCTTCCTGCCCCTCAGCCGGGTCCGGACGATCATGAAGAGTTCAATGGACACCGGCCTCATCACCAACGAGGTGCTCTTCCTCATGACCAAGTGCACCGAGATGTTTGTCCAGCATTTGGCCAGCGAGGCGTACAAGGACTCATTCCCGGCCTCAAAACAGCCCTCGAGCGATACCCTCAAGTACGATCATCTCTCCCAGCTGGTCAACAAGAGCAAGAACCTGGAGTTTCTTCTCCAAATCGTTCCGGAGAAGATCCGGGTGCACGAGTTCCAGGAGATGCTGAGACTTAATCGGTCTGGCGGCTCTGACGAGGATGATGACTCTGGTTCGGGTTCGGGCTCCGAGTCGGACGAGTGA
- the LOC6502136 gene encoding regucalcin isoform X1, translating to MFRNMFFIFAALALLLGVAMSYKVEPLPDSFAGLGEGPHWDEARQSLYYVDIEAGGLLRYDYQENKVYKAKIEGEPLAGFVLPIEGRPQEFAVGCGRRVEIVQWDGVSPTAKVVRQLFQVQPLLEKNRLNDAKTDPRGRFFGGTMRYIGDEFEFRHGELYRWEAGGQTSVIKGDVGISNGLAWDEKAKKFYYIDTTDYEVKSYDYDFETGVASNPKVVFNLRKSSPKDHLLPDGLTIDTEGNLYVATFNGATIYKVNPNTGKVLLEIKFPTKQITSAAFGGPNLDILYVTTAAKFDQPAPAGTTFKVTGLNATGYPGVNLKI from the exons ATGTTTCGgaatatgttttttatttttgcggCGTTAGCCCTTCTCCTGGGAGTGGCg ATGTCCTACAAGGTTGAGCCACTGCCCGACTCCTTCGCCGGCCTGGGCGAGGGTCCCCACTGGGACGAGGCCCGCCAGAGCCTCTACTACGTGGACATCGAGGCCGGCGGCCTGCTCCGCTACGACTACCAGGAGAACAAAGTCTACAAGGCCAAGATCGAGGGCGAGCCCCTGGCCGGCTTCGTCCTGCCCATTGAGGGTCGGCCCCAGGAGTTCGCCGTCGGCTGTGGCCGTCGCGTCGAGATCGTTCAGTGGGACGGTGTCTCCCCCACCGCCAAGGTGGTGCGCCAGCTCTTCCAGGTGCAGCCGCTGCTGGAGAAGAACCGTCTGAACGATGCCAAGACCGATCCCCGTGGACGTTTCTTTGGCGGCACCATGCGCTACATCGGGGATGAGTTCGAGTTCCGTCACGGCGAGCTGTACAGGTGGGAGGCCGGCGGCCAGACCTCCGTGATCAAGGGCGATGTGGGCATCTCCAATGGGCTGGCGTGGGACGAGAAGGCCAAGAAGTTCTACTACATCGACACCACCGACTACGAGGTGAAGTCCTACGACTACGACTTTGAGACGGGAGTCGCCAGCAATCCCAAAGTGGTCTTCAATCTCCGCAAGTCCAGTCCCAAGGACCATCTCCTGCCCGACGGCCTCACCATCGACACCGAGGGCAATCTCTACGTGGCCACCTTCAACGGCGCCACCATCTACAAGGTGAATCCCAA CACTGGCAAGGTCCTGCTGGAGATCAAGTTCCCCACCAAGCAGATCACCTCGGCCGCCTTCGGTGGCCCCAACCTGGACATCCTCTACGTGACCACCGCCGCCAAGTTCGACCAGCCGGCTCCCGCTGGCACCACCTTCAAGGTCACTGGGCTAAACGCCACCGGCTATCCCGGCGTGAACCTCAAGATCTAG